One Candidatus Aminicenantes bacterium DNA segment encodes these proteins:
- a CDS encoding FAD/NAD(P)-binding oxidoreductase, whose translation MRKMVILGAGTGGTVMANLLRKRLSRSAWALTVIDRDDEHYYQPGFLFLPFGFLTKKQIVKPRSKFLPKGVEFLVAEIDRIDPAANEVLLQDGRRIPYDYLIVATGAWIQPAETPGMLEGWRDTIFDFYTPDGAEALAAKMKSFPGGTIVVHVNETPIKCPVAPLEFAFFCDDCLRRHDKRDKVEIVYVTPLPGAFTKPVASAALGAMLAEKGIRMVADFNAERIDAAGRKLVGFDGREVAYDLLVTVPTNMGSEMIERSGLGNEFRYIPTDPQTLRSKKHANIFAIGDATDLPSSKAGSVVHFQSEILAENLIRAIDGQPLDPAFDGHSNCFIESGHHRAILIDFNYETEPLPGKFPFPWLGPLPLLKPSRLNHWGKLAFRWIYWHMLLRGRPIPFVPSRMKMAGKKRPKQI comes from the coding sequence ATGAGGAAAATGGTCATTCTGGGGGCCGGGACGGGCGGGACCGTCATGGCCAACCTTCTCCGCAAGCGCCTCTCCCGGTCCGCATGGGCTTTGACCGTCATCGATCGGGACGACGAGCACTATTACCAGCCCGGGTTCCTGTTCCTTCCCTTCGGCTTTCTGACCAAGAAGCAGATCGTCAAGCCCAGGTCGAAGTTCCTGCCCAAGGGCGTCGAGTTCCTGGTGGCCGAAATCGACCGCATCGATCCGGCCGCCAACGAAGTCCTGCTCCAGGACGGACGCAGGATCCCCTATGATTATCTCATCGTCGCCACCGGGGCTTGGATCCAGCCGGCCGAAACGCCCGGCATGCTGGAGGGCTGGCGGGACACGATTTTCGACTTCTACACCCCCGACGGAGCCGAGGCTCTGGCCGCGAAGATGAAGTCGTTTCCGGGCGGGACGATCGTCGTGCACGTCAATGAGACGCCCATCAAGTGTCCGGTGGCGCCGCTCGAGTTCGCCTTTTTCTGCGACGACTGCCTGCGCCGGCACGACAAGCGGGATAAGGTCGAGATCGTTTATGTCACGCCCCTGCCGGGGGCCTTCACCAAGCCTGTCGCCTCGGCCGCGTTGGGCGCGATGCTGGCCGAGAAGGGCATCCGCATGGTGGCCGACTTCAACGCCGAGCGGATCGACGCCGCGGGTCGCAAGCTTGTCGGATTCGACGGCCGTGAAGTGGCCTACGACCTTTTGGTGACCGTCCCGACGAACATGGGATCGGAGATGATCGAACGGTCGGGCCTGGGCAACGAGTTCCGCTATATCCCTACCGATCCCCAGACGCTCCGTTCCAAAAAGCACGCCAACATCTTCGCCATCGGCGATGCCACCGATCTGCCCTCCTCCAAGGCCGGGTCGGTTGTCCATTTCCAGTCCGAGATTCTGGCCGAGAACCTCATCCGGGCCATCGACGGCCAACCCCTCGATCCGGCCTTCGACGGCCACTCCAACTGCTTCATCGAGTCCGGACACCACCGGGCCATCCTGATCGATTTCAACTACGAGACCGAGCCCCTGCCCGGGAAGTTCCCTTTCCCCTGGCTTGGCCCCCTGCCCCTGCTCAAGCCCAGCCGCCTGAACCATTGGGGCAAGCTGGCCTTCCGCTGGATTTACTGGCACATGCTCCTGCGGGGCCGGCCGATTCCGTTCGTTCCCTCCAGGATGAAGATGGCGGGAAAAAAGCGCCCGAAACAAATATAA
- a CDS encoding TusE/DsrC/DsvC family sulfur relay protein gives MPQKTYGSALVDVDGEGYLTDFGRWTRDIAVAIAKEEGIAELTPAHWKVLEFMQKEFRENGQAPSIRKLNKSGVASTKELYELFPGGPAKKAAKIAGLKKPEGCV, from the coding sequence ATGCCTCAGAAGACTTACGGCAGCGCCCTCGTCGACGTGGACGGGGAAGGTTACCTGACCGACTTCGGTCGGTGGACGCGGGACATCGCGGTGGCCATCGCCAAGGAAGAGGGGATCGCCGAGCTCACCCCCGCCCATTGGAAGGTCCTGGAGTTCATGCAGAAGGAATTCCGCGAGAACGGTCAGGCCCCCAGTATCCGCAAGCTCAACAAATCCGGCGTCGCCAGCACCAAGGAGCTCTACGAGCTCTTCCCCGGCGGCCCGGCCAAGAAGGCGGCCAAGATCGCCGGCTTGAAGAAGCCCGAGGGCTGCGTCTGA
- a CDS encoding rhodanese-like domain-containing protein, which produces MKNNIAAMALGALVFAAAAAGAEVEIVTPKQAFERLQAPGTFLVDVRSVAEYVFVGHPEMGWNVPWSFWSESEAKLVSNPDFIKDLKARFKPEDILLFICRSGGRSLKAAQLAAADGFLKTISVSEGVEGGADEKGLRTIGGWKNSGLPFTYSLDPQKAYAPAK; this is translated from the coding sequence ATGAAAAACAACATTGCTGCGATGGCCCTCGGCGCCCTTGTCTTTGCCGCCGCGGCGGCCGGAGCGGAGGTTGAGATCGTGACGCCCAAGCAAGCCTTCGAGCGCCTTCAGGCGCCGGGGACTTTCCTCGTCGACGTCCGCAGCGTCGCCGAATATGTCTTTGTCGGCCACCCCGAGATGGGTTGGAATGTGCCCTGGTCGTTCTGGAGCGAGAGCGAGGCCAAGCTCGTCTCCAACCCGGACTTCATCAAGGACCTCAAGGCCCGCTTCAAGCCCGAGGACATCCTCCTGTTCATCTGCCGCAGCGGCGGCCGGAGTCTGAAGGCGGCCCAACTCGCGGCGGCGGACGGATTTCTCAAGACGATCAGCGTCAGCGAAGGAGTGGAGGGCGGCGCCGACGAGAAGGGCTTGCGCACGATTGGGGGTTGGAAGAACAGCGGCCTGCCGTTCACCTACAGCCTCGACCCGCAGAAAGCCTACGCCCCCGCGAAATAA